One Candidatus Cloacimonadota bacterium genomic window, CAAAACAGGTGTCATCATGAAAGAAGATATGAAATTTGAAGAAGCTCTTAAAAAATTGGAAGAAATTGTTTCCAGTCTGGAAAATGGAATTGACGAACTGGATAAAGTCGTTAGTTTGTTTGAAGAAGGTTCGGAGCTTGTTCGGTATTGTAACAAGAAACTCGAGAAAGTGGAGAACCAGATCGAAGTTCTTTCAAGCAAATTGAATAAATCCGAAAATGATGAGAAGAGGAATAATGAGTAGCGATAAAATGCTTCTGAAAAAAGATATTAAAGAAAAAAGGGAGCAGGTAAACATTGCGATGGATCGTTTCCTGCCGCGCAAAGATGAATATCCAAAGCAAATACATAAAGCTATTCGTCATACTTTATTTGCCGGAGGAAAAAGACTTCGTCCTTATTTAATGTTGAATACATACCAGCTTTTTGAAGATGATATTAAAGACATTTTACTTGTTGCCGGAGCTCTTGAACTGCTTCATACATATACTCTGATCCATGATGATCTTCCGGAAATTGATAATGATGAATACAGACGCGGGAAAAAAGCCTGTCATGTTCTTTTCGGTTCTGATATTGCTCTCCTTGCCGGTGATGCTCTTCTCGTTAATGCTTTTGATGCCATAAATTCAACTGAATTGGATGATAAAATAAAACTTACTCTCATTCGGGAATTAGCGATCGCAGCCGGTCATACAGGTTTGATCGCAGGACAAATGGTCGATATTGAAAGCGAAGGAAAAAAGGTTTCAGCAAAAATACTCGATTTTATCCACTACAATAAAACAACTCGCTTGATCAATCTTTCTATTAGATTTGGTTGTTTGCTGGCTGATGCTCCTGAGGAAGATTTCAAACGAATGGAAAAAGTCGGTAATAAACTTGGTTTAGCGTTCCAGATTACAGATGATATCCTGGATATTGAAGGAACACAAGCAACTTTAGGAAAAACTATCGGTAAGGATGCTAAATTGAAAAAAGCAACTTATCCCGCAATTCATGGTATGGAAAAATCAAAAGAAAAAGCAGAAAAATTGATTGAAGAAGTAAAAGGACTGCTCGATCATTATGGTGAAAAAGCGGAAACCTTGAAGTTACTTGCTGATTTTATCATGACCAGAAAATTTTAATTTTTTCCTTTTCCATAATTAATAATCACCCCAAATGATTGAATTAAAAATCAGGAAACTTCATCCTAGCGCAAAACTTCCTCAAAAAATGACCGAACATGCAGCTGGTTACGACCTTTATTCCGCAAATAG contains:
- a CDS encoding polyprenyl synthetase family protein translates to MSSDKMLLKKDIKEKREQVNIAMDRFLPRKDEYPKQIHKAIRHTLFAGGKRLRPYLMLNTYQLFEDDIKDILLVAGALELLHTYTLIHDDLPEIDNDEYRRGKKACHVLFGSDIALLAGDALLVNAFDAINSTELDDKIKLTLIRELAIAAGHTGLIAGQMVDIESEGKKVSAKILDFIHYNKTTRLINLSIRFGCLLADAPEEDFKRMEKVGNKLGLAFQITDDILDIEGTQATLGKTIGKDAKLKKATYPAIHGMEKSKEKAEKLIEEVKGLLDHYGEKAETLKLLADFIMTRKF
- the xseB gene encoding exodeoxyribonuclease VII small subunit is translated as MKFEEALKKLEEIVSSLENGIDELDKVVSLFEEGSELVRYCNKKLEKVENQIEVLSSKLNKSENDEKRNNE